The Gracilibacillus caseinilyticus genome segment CTTGTCCATGTCGTCACCATCCTTGATTTATAAGGTGCGTAGTACTCTTCGTTTTATTTTACTAAAGTTTCTGACCAAAAACTTAATAGATCAGAAAAAATTTACAGAAAGTTTATTTTTTTTGGAAACGGGTACATTATTATCAGTACATCATTAAAATGAGAGGATGATAGTAATGTATAAACCATTACAAGCTTTCTTTAAGACGGAAAATGATGCAGAGTCTGTAAAGGCAGATTTAAATAAGCTGAAGACCAATGATATTCGTGTGGATCAATTACCGGATGCCGATCACACGCTGATTTTGACACCGTTAACGTATTCAGGTAATAACACTTCTGGAATGGGAGCAGGTGGTGGCATTGTAGCAGCCTTCAGACAAGATGATGAAGGTTTAGAAGTAGATAATGATCCTAGAGAGTACACGTTAGAATGTGAAGTATCTGAGGATGATTTTCAAGAGGCATTAAGAATCATTATGGATAACGATGGGTATGTTGACCAGGAGTCTTTCGATAAATAACAAAGAAGCGGAATCGTCCATACGATTCCGCTTTTTTATAACGTGAGTAAAGACAGTATAAAATTACAATCACAAAGGCGAATTGTAGAAGCAATCATGCTAAGATGAAGGATGAAGTGTGAGTTCTTATAATGCGATTATGCTTACTAGCTTTTTACTAATTTTGAAATAAATGAAGTACTAGGACATCGCTCCGGCTAACCAAGCAGTAGCCTAGTTGAAGACGTATGGCAGTGGGGTTAAGCCCGTTTTTTCTTATTTGTAGCGAAAATTTGGAATGTGCAAAGCATAAATAAAACTTCGGCATTCGCTAATGGACGAGGCGAATGCCGAGCTTTACTAAAATTGTCGCCGAAGTGGGTAGGTAGGTTCAACAATAACGGCTCTATTTTCTTATCTTACCAGAAGAAAAATGGCAGGAATGCAATCGTTGCGATGGCTCCAAGTGCGATACCTAGACCAAAGCCTCCTCGGCCTCGGCCGTAACCGCCATATCCACCACCGTAATAACCAATACCATATCCACCCATTCGGTTATTTCCGCCAAATGGTTCTAGAAAAACTTTCGATCTATTAACATTTCGGATAACTCCTCTGTGTATTTCACCGTTGTGTGTCACGATTCTCACCGGACGTCCCATATTATTACAACAAAAATCATAATGTGACATGACCAAACTCCTTTCATTTAACAGTAGTTACGTCTAACTGTTACTAGCATATGCCAGTTTGTATAAAGGGAGTGGTCAGCTGTTCGTCGGCAAATTGCTTAATTTTTTGGAAGGTGAAAGCTGGTTTCATTTAAAATATTTTCGTTATTGGTATGCAATAAATTGGTAGCTGGACATTTTTTAGCTTTCATGAAGCGGTGAACTACATTAAATCCAATAATATAACCAAGATTTTTAGGGGCGCCACGCATGCCGTACATAATAAGATCATGCTTGGCATTTCCTCTTGTTACTTGCTGATTCGGTTCTATCCATTTCTTCCACAACCTTGTTAATTCCTTATCGGTAACCAGGCTAACACGTTTGTTGCCATAGGAAGGACCGACCATCTTTCGGACTAGCCATTCAGCAATCCCTTCCAGCATGATAGCATCTTCTAATGTATAATCCTGTTCTGCCTTAGGGAATCGATGCAGACGACAAATATGACTGTATTCATGGATAACCAGCGCTGCAATTTCACGCCTTGCTGCTCCTTTTTGCAAAAATAAAAATAGTTTATCAGGAAAGCTTAAGCCGGCATTGCCATTAAACCATTCATTTAATTCAGGAATGGTCTCATTGGAAGGGAAAATAAAAATATCTGTGTCAGGTCCTTTCCAGCTATGCTTACACTTCAGGTACATCTTTTCAACGGCTTGTGTATAACATTGCTGTTTCCATTCTTGCCAATCATTTTCACTGATGTCTGCAGCGAATAAGCCATGTTGCAATAAGTGCTGTTGAATAGCTGATGGTTCAACAGCAGGAAAGAATTCACCTAAGTATTTGGACAGCATTGACTGCTGCAGGCGAAAGGCTTCTTTTTTTGATTTTTGGTCTTTCTTTTTGATAAAGGCGTCGATCCACTGGGTAGTCTTGTGTATAGTCACGTTAGATTCCTCCGTTTTTCCACGATGAATAAATAGGTATGCAAGTGGTCGTTGTATTTATCATTCAACTGAAAATGGTGAAAAAGCGTTTCGATTGCCTCTTCGGATACGGAGGAAGGCAAGACTGGTGGTGTATTCGATGTTTTTGTGATTTGTTCTGCTGTGATGACATCAAGAGAATGCTTTTGGAATTGCTGGAGCCATTCCTGCTTTGAAAATAGTTGTGGAAGGTGATAAAAGAATTTTATGTCTTCCTCTTCTTCTGGGCGTAGTTGATCAGATTTAACCATTTCTATAAGAACGAACTGTCCTTTCGGTTTCAATAAATCAGTTAAAAAAAGGAGGTTTGCAGGGATAGGTGTAAAAGCAAGAACCGACTCCGATATAATCAGGTCAAAGAAGTCATCCATAAAAAGTAAATCCTCAATCCGTTGCTGCATGATTTCGATCGAAGGCATTTTTTGTGTTTCCTTTTTGGCTAGCTGCACCATTTCATGGGATTGGTCAATGCCATACAGATAAGCTTCGGTATGATCCCGTAATTGTTTCAACGTTTGGCCAGTACCACAGCCGATTTCTAAGACATGTTTTTTCTGGTTGAAATTAATCTGCTGTATCCATTGTTGGGTAGTGGCCTTTCCGCCAGGATGTGCATAGGCAATTTTCAACTGATTCAGGAGGTCCTGATAGCTAAACATTGGTTTCAGTCCTTTCTGGATTTAGGTATGCTTTCTAGATGGTTTATATTTAAATTTAATTGTAGTATTATTAACTATTAGAAACATAAATCAAAGTTGTATTTAGTGTATACACAACTTTTAAAGTAGGTGAATCAAATGGAACAAAAAGAAATTGAATTATTGAAATTATTAGAAAAAAACGGACGAATGAATAATGAAACCCTTAGTAAAATGCTAGATGTTCCACCAGCAGAAGTGGAAGAAATGATTCAAAAATTAGAAGAAGAACATGCCATCCTTGGATATTCCACGTTGGTTGATTGGTCTAGTGTCTATGAATATGAAGGTGTCGCTGCATTAATAGATGTAAAAGTAACGCCTGTTCGTGGGTTGGGTTTTGATAAGATTGCATCCAGAATCTACCGTTTTCCAGAGGTGAAAGCTGTTTATTTAATGTCAGGTGCTTATGATCTAAGCGTATCGGTAGAAGGCAAGACGATGATGGAAGTGAGTCGCTTTGTTTCCGATAAACTTTCAACGTTAGATACCGTACTGTCTACTACTACTCACTTTATTTTGAAAAAATACAAACATGACGGAATTATTTTCGATGATGGCGATGATGATGACAAACGCATCATGGTGACACCATGACGCAATCATACTTAGCAAAACAAGTACAAGATATTAAACCATCAGGTATTCGGAAATTCTTTGATCTTGCTTCCAAAATGGATAATGTAATATCACTAGGTGTAGGGGAACCAGATTTCGTAACACCTTGGAATGTGATAGAAGCAAGCTATCACTCGCTGGAACAGGGTTATACGGCGTATACAGCGAATGCGGGTTTGCTGGAGCTCCGTGAAGAAATTAGCAAATACTTATATGAAACGTTTGACATATCTTATAATCCGGAAACTCAATTACTTGTAACCGTTGGCGCAAGTCAGGCAATTGATGTAGCTTTACGAACAATTTTAGATCAAGGTGATGAAGTAATTATCGTAGAGCCTTGCTTTGTTTCATATGGACCAGCAGTCTCTTTGGCGGGGGGGGTGCCTGTATCTGTTAGTGCAACTGCGGATAATGCGTTTAAGATTACGCCGGAGCAAGTTGAAGCAGCTATCACGCCACGTACAAAAGCGATTGTTATGTGCAGTCCTAATAATCCAACGGGTGCAGTTTTAAGTAAAAAAGAATTAACAGCTGTAGCAAAAGTCATCGAAAAGCACGATTTAGTCGTTCTTTCGGATGAAATATATGCAGAACTTTCCTATGATGAACTGGCAAGCAGTATGGCTGTGATAGAGGGAATGAAAGAACGTACGATTGT includes the following:
- a CDS encoding class I SAM-dependent methyltransferase — protein: MFSYQDLLNQLKIAYAHPGGKATTQQWIQQINFNQKKHVLEIGCGTGQTLKQLRDHTEAYLYGIDQSHEMVQLAKKETQKMPSIEIMQQRIEDLLFMDDFFDLIISESVLAFTPIPANLLFLTDLLKPKGQFVLIEMVKSDQLRPEEEEDIKFFYHLPQLFSKQEWLQQFQKHSLDVITAEQITKTSNTPPVLPSSVSEEAIETLFHHFQLNDKYNDHLHTYLFIVEKRRNLT
- a CDS encoding DUF2268 domain-containing protein, whose translation is MTIHKTTQWIDAFIKKKDQKSKKEAFRLQQSMLSKYLGEFFPAVEPSAIQQHLLQHGLFAADISENDWQEWKQQCYTQAVEKMYLKCKHSWKGPDTDIFIFPSNETIPELNEWFNGNAGLSFPDKLFLFLQKGAARREIAALVIHEYSHICRLHRFPKAEQDYTLEDAIMLEGIAEWLVRKMVGPSYGNKRVSLVTDKELTRLWKKWIEPNQQVTRGNAKHDLIMYGMRGAPKNLGYIIGFNVVHRFMKAKKCPATNLLHTNNENILNETSFHLPKN
- a CDS encoding aminotransferase; amino-acid sequence: MTQSYLAKQVQDIKPSGIRKFFDLASKMDNVISLGVGEPDFVTPWNVIEASYHSLEQGYTAYTANAGLLELREEISKYLYETFDISYNPETQLLVTVGASQAIDVALRTILDQGDEVIIVEPCFVSYGPAVSLAGGVPVSVSATADNAFKITPEQVEAAITPRTKAIVMCSPNNPTGAVLSKKELTAVAKVIEKHDLVVLSDEIYAELSYDELASSMAVIEGMKERTIVISGFSKAFAMTGWRLGYVAGPVEILAAMTKIHQYTIMCAPTMAQHGALEALRNGNESVKEMKTSYRQRRNFVVKALNEMGLSCHLPGGAFYVFPSIQSTGFSSEEFAQRLLEEERVAVVPGHVFGESGEGYIRCSYATSIKQLDEAMKRMKRFVKRHSKTNEPTV
- a CDS encoding Lrp/AsnC family transcriptional regulator, whose translation is MEQKEIELLKLLEKNGRMNNETLSKMLDVPPAEVEEMIQKLEEEHAILGYSTLVDWSSVYEYEGVAALIDVKVTPVRGLGFDKIASRIYRFPEVKAVYLMSGAYDLSVSVEGKTMMEVSRFVSDKLSTLDTVLSTTTHFILKKYKHDGIIFDDGDDDDKRIMVTP